From Jiangella mangrovi:
GGGCTGCGGCTCCTCGGCGACGACCGGCAGCGGCTCGGGGCGGTCGGCCAGGTCTGGCCGTTCGCCGGGCTGCTCGGCGGGCTGTCGCTGCTGCTCGACCGCGGCGACACCTTCGCCGTCGTGCTGGCCTGCTGCTATGCGGCCGTGGCGGCCTGGCTCGCGGTGCTCGCCCTGTCGCGGCTGCCGCGCCGCCGGTCGCTGGCGCCGGTCGAGGTCGCCGTGCTCACCGCCATGGTGTCGCCGACGATCGCGGCCAGCTCGCTGATCGCCGAGCGCGGCGGCTGGGAGCTGCTCGGCTTCGGCATGACGACCCAGCTGCTGACCGTGGCGCACTTCCACTACGCCGGGTTCGCGGCGGCCCTCGTCGCCGGGCTCACCGCGAGCCGGGCGCCGTCGCCGTCGTCGTCCGTGGCCGCCCTGACGGTGCCCGCGGGCATCGCGCTGGTCTTCCTCGGCTACTTCACCGGCGACGGCGTCGAGCTGGCCGGCGCCGTCGTCCTGACGGCCGGCATGTGGCTGCTCGGCTGGACCGTCTGGCGCGACGTCGCCCCCTCGGCGCGCAGCCGCCCGACGCGGGCGCTGTTCGCCGTCAGCGCGGCCGTGCTCGCCGCGACCATGCTGCTGGCGCTCAGCTGGGCCGCGGGGCAGGTCTGGGACGCCGTCCCGCACCTGTCGCTGACCTGGATGGCCGCGACGCACGGCCTGGCCAACGCGCTCGGCTTCGCGGTCTGCGGCCTGCTCGCGTGGCGCCGGCTTCAGCGGGCGGGCGACACCCCGGCCACGAACGTCATGTCCGGGTAGCGGTCGCCGGACGGGACCAGCGAGTCCAGCGCGTCGAGGTCGGCCGCGTCGAGCGTGATCTCGAGCGCGCCCAGGTTCTCCTCGAGGTACGTCCGCCGATTCGTGCCGGGGATCGGCACGACGTCGTCGCCGCGGGAGAGCACCCAGGCCAGCGCCACCTGGCCCGGCGTCGCGCCCTTGGCGGCCGCCAGCTCGCGCACGTGGCCGACCAGCACGAGGTTCTGCTGGAAGGCCTCGCCCTGGAACCGCGGGTTGTGCCGCCGGTAGTCGTCAGTGCCGAAGTCGTCGGGCGACTTCAGGGCGCCGGTGAGGAAGCCGCGCCCGAGCGGGCGGTACGGCACCAGGCCGATGCCCAGCTCGCGGCAGGTGCCGACGACACCGTCCTCGACGTCGCGGCTCCACAGCGACCACTCCGACTGCACCGCCGCGATCGGGTGGACGGCGTGCGCCCGGCGGATGGAGTCGGGCGCGGCCTCGGACAGCCCGAGGTGGCGGACCTTGCCCGCCCTGGACCAGCTCGGCCATGGCGCCGACGGTGTCCTCGATGGGCGTCTTCGGGTCGACCCGGTGCAGGTAGTAGAGGTCGACGTGGTCGACGCCGAGGCGGCGCAGCGACCCGTCGATGGACGCCCGGACGTACTCGGGACGGCCGTCGAAGCCGCGCTTCAGCGGGTCGGCAGGGTCGCGAAC
This genomic window contains:
- a CDS encoding YndJ family transporter → MTVLVGWILALGMVVVVPLGLRLLGDDRQRLGAVGQVWPFAGLLGGLSLLLDRGDTFAVVLACCYAAVAAWLAVLALSRLPRRRSLAPVEVAVLTAMVSPTIAASSLIAERGGWELLGFGMTTQLLTVAHFHYAGFAAALVAGLTASRAPSPSSSVAALTVPAGIALVFLGYFTGDGVELAGAVVLTAGMWLLGWTVWRDVAPSARSRPTRALFAVSAAVLAATMLLALSWAAGQVWDAVPHLSLTWMAATHGLANALGFAVCGLLAWRRLQRAGDTPATNVMSG